Proteins from one Telopea speciosissima isolate NSW1024214 ecotype Mountain lineage chromosome 1, Tspe_v1, whole genome shotgun sequence genomic window:
- the LOC122656726 gene encoding probable inactive patatin-like protein 9 — translation MELSKITQEIFSRLEQKWLSHCEDKKTRILSIDGGGTKGLVAGAALIHLEDQIQAKTGDPQSRIIDFFDVLAGTGIGAIFSAMLTADAGNGRPLFTARDAVKFLQEKQSEMFKVKHGGIFRRNRRFSSKSIDKTLKEALSREDGKVLTLKDTCKPLLVPCYDLNSSAPFVFSRADASETPSFDFELWKVCRATSATPSLFKPFHLTSIDGKTSCLAIDGGLVMNNPTGAAVTHALHNKRDFPSVNGVQDLLVLSLGNGPLSGPSQSPSRRQLQRNGKCSTPLVVDIVLDGVSETVDQMLGNAFCWNRTDYMRIQANGFISQDMEPTMDGVLTERGVESLPFGGKRLLTETNGQRIENFVQRFVASSGKCSLPPSPCKETAVSPLASGR, via the exons ATGGAGCTTAGCAAGATAACGCAGGAGATCTTCTCGAGACTGGAGCAGAAATGGCTATCGCATTGTGAAGACAAGAAAACTAGAATTCTCAGCATTGACGGTGGTGGAACAAAAGGCCTTGTTGCCGGAGCAGCCTTAATCCATCTAGAAGACCAGATCCAAGCCAAAACCGGAGATCCTCAATCTCGAATAATCGATTTCTTCGACGTTCTCGCTGGAACGGGAATCGGCGCCATTTTCTCTGCAATGCTGACGGCAGACGCCGGTAACGGTCGCCCGTTGTTCACCGCCAGAGACGCTGTTAAATTTTTGCAGGAAAAACAGTCGGAGATGTTTAAGGTCAAGCATGGAGGGATTTTCCGACGAAATCGCAGGTTTTCGAGTAAGAGCATCGATAAAACCTTGAAAGAGGCTTTAAGCAGAGAGGACGGTAAGGTGTTGACTTTGAAGGATACTTGCAAACCTCTCCTCGTTCCTTGCTACGATCTGAACAGCTCTGCGCCGTTCGTCTTCTCCCGTGCCGATGCTTCGGAGACTCCGAGCTTCGATTTCGAACTCTGGAAGGTATGTCGTGCCACGTCAGCCACTCCAAGCTTATTCAAACCGTTTCATCTGACCTCCATTGACGGCAAAACGTCGTGTCTGGCTATTGACGGAGGTCTCGTCATGAACAACCCCACGGGAGCTGCCGTTACTCATGCCTTGCATAACAAACGGGATTTCCCCTCCGTAAACGGCGTCCAAGACTTGCTCGTTCTATCACTAGGTAACGGGCCTTTGAGTGGTCCCTCACAGTCACCGTCACGGCGGCAACTGCAGCGTAACGGGAAATGTTCGACGCCGTTGGTCGTTGACATTGTCCTTGACGGCGTCTCGGAAACCGTCGACCAAATGCTCGGGAACGCTTTCTGTTGGAATCGAACGGACTACATGAGAATCCAG GCCAACGGTTTCATTTCTCAAGATATGGAGCCGACGATGGATGGGGTGCTGACAGAGCGAGGAGTGGAATCGTTACCGTTTGGCGGGAAGCGGTTACTGACAGAGACTAACGGACAGAGAATCGAGAACTTCGTGCAACGCTTTGTTGCTTCTTCGGGAAAGTGTAGTCTACCGCCAAGCCCTTGTAAGGAAACAGCCGTTAGCCCTCTGGCAAGTGGCCGTTAG